Proteins from a genomic interval of Onychostoma macrolepis isolate SWU-2019 chromosome 17, ASM1243209v1, whole genome shotgun sequence:
- the grhl1 gene encoding grainyhead-like protein 1 homolog isoform X2: protein MSQEHDNKRAVLVLQNDPAYNQRRPYTSEDEAWKSFLENPLTAATKAMMSINGDEDSAAALGFLYEYYKVPRDKRTITQPKADVLGSDVDPNKRNLMTTLQVPSPENRIQVLKGVNIVLPGHQHTQDKRGLFPSPDTTVTVSIAPGPNYPVKTEGPSHGFSVTVPNPHCSEPDSHTVVFDPQLPHNQFSPNTQPRTPDSTFPENSDVFAFPRDLQLGMGPIPQEDYTTFDTMSGNNFEYTLEASKSLRQKSGDGTMTYLNKGQFYPITLRETDNGKLMHGPICKVRSVVMVVFGEEKSRDDQLKHWKYWHSRQHTAKQRCIDIADYKESFNTISNIEEISYNAISFTWDISEEAKIFISVNCLSTDFSSQKGVKGLPLNIQIDTYSYNNRSNKPIHRAYCQIKVFCDKGAERKIRDEERKQSRRKGKCPDVNTPLGNFGPDVKVPLLHKRSDITIFKTMTDFETQPVLFIPDIHFSTFQRHPFSTEDSEEGSAMKRLPYSEEEFGSPPNKLARMDEPKRVLLYVRKEAEEVFDALMLKTPTLKGLVEAISEKYNVPLEKMGKVCKKCKKGILVNMDDNIIKHYSNEDTFQIQIEEMGGMFKLTLTEI, encoded by the exons ATGTCACAGGAGCATGACAA TAAGCGGGCAGTGCTCGTGCTACAGAATGATCCGGCTTACAACCAGCGGCGGCCTTACACAAGTGAGGATGAGGCCTGGAAGTCCTTCCTGGAGAACCCCCTTACGGCCGCCACCAAGGCCATGATGAGCATCAATGGAGATGAAGACAGTGCCGCAGCTCTGGGTTTTCTATACGAATACTACAAG GTGCCGCGGGATAAGAGAACAATAACCCAGCCAAAGGCTGACGTCCTGGGCTCTGATGTGGATCCCAACAAAAG AAACTTGATGACCACTCTTCAAGTGCCATCGCCGGAGAACCGAATCCAGGTTCTGAAAGGAGTAAATATCGTTCTTCCAGGGCACCAGCACACTCAAGACAAGAGAGGCCTTTTCCCCTCACCCGATACTACGGTGACAGTATCCATTGCGCCTGGACCAAACTACCCAGTGAAGACTGAGGGTCCATCACATGGATTCTCCGTCACAGTCCCCAATCCCCACTGCTCAGAACCAGACAGTCACACGGTGGTATTTGACCCTCAGCTCCCCCACAACCAGTTCAGTCCGAACACACAGCCACGCACCCCAGACTCGACCTTCCCAGAGAACTCAGAT GTGTTCGCGTTCCCAAGGGATCTCCAGTTAGGTATGGGTCCCATCCCGCAAGAGGACTACACCACTTTTGACACAATGTCAGG TAATAATTTTGAATACACATTAGAAGCCTCCAAGTCTCTCAGACAGAAATCTGGTGATGGCACAATGACATACCTCAACAAGGGACAGTTCTATCCCATCACCCTCAGGGAAACCGACAATGGCAAACTGATGCATGGCCCCATCTGTAAAGTCAGG AGTGTTGTGATGGTAGTGTTTGGAGAAGAGAAATCCAGAGATGACCAACTCAAGCACTGGAAATACTGGCACTCAAGACAGCACACGGCCAAGCAGAGATGCATTGATATTG CGGACTACAAAGAAAGTTTCAACACCATCAGCAATATTGAGGAGATTTCATATAACGCCATTTCATTCACATGGGACATCAGCGAGGAAGCAAAG ATCTTCATCTCAGTGAACTGTCTGAGCACAGATTTCTCCTCTCAGAAGGGAGTGAAGGGCCTACCGCTCAACATACAGATCGACACCTACAGCTACAACAACCGCAGCAATAAGCCTATCCACCGCGCTTACTGCCAGATTAAGGTCTTCTGCGACAAGGGTGCAGAGCGTAAGATCCGTGATGAGGAGAGGAAACAGTCCCGTAGGAAGGGCAAATGCCCTGACGTCAACACTCCTTTGGGAAACT TTGGGCCAGATGTCAAGGTTCCCCTTCTGCACAAGCGCAGCGACATCACCATCTTCAAGACAATGACGGACTTCGAGACGCAGCCTGTTCTTTTTATCCCCGACATCCATTTCTCCACCTTCCAGCGTCAT CCTTTCTCTACGGAGGACTCAGAGGAGGG CTCAGCTATGAAGAGATTACCTTATTCCGAGGAGGAGTTTGGATCACCTCCCAATAAGCTGGCAAGGATGGATGAGCCCAAAAGAG TTTTGCTGTATGTGCGCAAGGAGGCAGAGGAAGTGTTTGATGCTCTCATGCTGAAAACTCCCACTCTAAAAGGCCTGGTGGAAGCG
- the grhl1 gene encoding grainyhead-like protein 1 homolog isoform X1, translated as MSQEHDNKRAVLVLQNDPAYNQRRPYTSEDEAWKSFLENPLTAATKAMMSINGDEDSAAALGFLYEYYKVPRDKRTITQPKADVLGSDVDPNKSRNLMTTLQVPSPENRIQVLKGVNIVLPGHQHTQDKRGLFPSPDTTVTVSIAPGPNYPVKTEGPSHGFSVTVPNPHCSEPDSHTVVFDPQLPHNQFSPNTQPRTPDSTFPENSDVFAFPRDLQLGMGPIPQEDYTTFDTMSGNNFEYTLEASKSLRQKSGDGTMTYLNKGQFYPITLRETDNGKLMHGPICKVRSVVMVVFGEEKSRDDQLKHWKYWHSRQHTAKQRCIDIADYKESFNTISNIEEISYNAISFTWDISEEAKIFISVNCLSTDFSSQKGVKGLPLNIQIDTYSYNNRSNKPIHRAYCQIKVFCDKGAERKIRDEERKQSRRKGKCPDVNTPLGNFGPDVKVPLLHKRSDITIFKTMTDFETQPVLFIPDIHFSTFQRHPFSTEDSEEGSAMKRLPYSEEEFGSPPNKLARMDEPKRVLLYVRKEAEEVFDALMLKTPTLKGLVEAISEKYNVPLEKMGKVCKKCKKGILVNMDDNIIKHYSNEDTFQIQIEEMGGMFKLTLTEI; from the exons ATGTCACAGGAGCATGACAA TAAGCGGGCAGTGCTCGTGCTACAGAATGATCCGGCTTACAACCAGCGGCGGCCTTACACAAGTGAGGATGAGGCCTGGAAGTCCTTCCTGGAGAACCCCCTTACGGCCGCCACCAAGGCCATGATGAGCATCAATGGAGATGAAGACAGTGCCGCAGCTCTGGGTTTTCTATACGAATACTACAAG GTGCCGCGGGATAAGAGAACAATAACCCAGCCAAAGGCTGACGTCCTGGGCTCTGATGTGGATCCCAACAAAAG cAGAAACTTGATGACCACTCTTCAAGTGCCATCGCCGGAGAACCGAATCCAGGTTCTGAAAGGAGTAAATATCGTTCTTCCAGGGCACCAGCACACTCAAGACAAGAGAGGCCTTTTCCCCTCACCCGATACTACGGTGACAGTATCCATTGCGCCTGGACCAAACTACCCAGTGAAGACTGAGGGTCCATCACATGGATTCTCCGTCACAGTCCCCAATCCCCACTGCTCAGAACCAGACAGTCACACGGTGGTATTTGACCCTCAGCTCCCCCACAACCAGTTCAGTCCGAACACACAGCCACGCACCCCAGACTCGACCTTCCCAGAGAACTCAGAT GTGTTCGCGTTCCCAAGGGATCTCCAGTTAGGTATGGGTCCCATCCCGCAAGAGGACTACACCACTTTTGACACAATGTCAGG TAATAATTTTGAATACACATTAGAAGCCTCCAAGTCTCTCAGACAGAAATCTGGTGATGGCACAATGACATACCTCAACAAGGGACAGTTCTATCCCATCACCCTCAGGGAAACCGACAATGGCAAACTGATGCATGGCCCCATCTGTAAAGTCAGG AGTGTTGTGATGGTAGTGTTTGGAGAAGAGAAATCCAGAGATGACCAACTCAAGCACTGGAAATACTGGCACTCAAGACAGCACACGGCCAAGCAGAGATGCATTGATATTG CGGACTACAAAGAAAGTTTCAACACCATCAGCAATATTGAGGAGATTTCATATAACGCCATTTCATTCACATGGGACATCAGCGAGGAAGCAAAG ATCTTCATCTCAGTGAACTGTCTGAGCACAGATTTCTCCTCTCAGAAGGGAGTGAAGGGCCTACCGCTCAACATACAGATCGACACCTACAGCTACAACAACCGCAGCAATAAGCCTATCCACCGCGCTTACTGCCAGATTAAGGTCTTCTGCGACAAGGGTGCAGAGCGTAAGATCCGTGATGAGGAGAGGAAACAGTCCCGTAGGAAGGGCAAATGCCCTGACGTCAACACTCCTTTGGGAAACT TTGGGCCAGATGTCAAGGTTCCCCTTCTGCACAAGCGCAGCGACATCACCATCTTCAAGACAATGACGGACTTCGAGACGCAGCCTGTTCTTTTTATCCCCGACATCCATTTCTCCACCTTCCAGCGTCAT CCTTTCTCTACGGAGGACTCAGAGGAGGG CTCAGCTATGAAGAGATTACCTTATTCCGAGGAGGAGTTTGGATCACCTCCCAATAAGCTGGCAAGGATGGATGAGCCCAAAAGAG TTTTGCTGTATGTGCGCAAGGAGGCAGAGGAAGTGTTTGATGCTCTCATGCTGAAAACTCCCACTCTAAAAGGCCTGGTGGAAGCG